The Rhinoderma darwinii isolate aRhiDar2 chromosome 11, aRhiDar2.hap1, whole genome shotgun sequence genome window below encodes:
- the LOC142663432 gene encoding uncharacterized protein LOC142663432 isoform X1, which translates to MEKEKNHMTNRILNLTLEIIYLLTGEDYILVKKSIERVSEGWKVSRDPIAVPPFHLMIHDRKNEQKILDLTNKIIHLLTGEDYMKDLKEIHNDIILKNRQYPGCNKKNPKIISEYKERPNPCANDCEQPPEKRIHADACTVKHFVLDTIPKKNRSCGETAEGYDDFKEKINDRGTFPEGPYDLKTSKTLSSSLLPQDRKEENKTTSPDCKESDTHRLETKLGKELLRIKIKEEETTTYISPDGDTKGNSSGCRLPGDNLLTRDDEPPHHDMDILGSLNTDKHKDHSQDGSEEEEEEEEEEEEDWLMVKIKEENVPTEINSEQFDQYLQELQQSKQTSRRVTGAGPSSSDKRMKQSQKFRAKPFSKNELMDMVQFLDEHGYEHTTAGHVHQKKSGVLNQLSNLLYEKYGTLHSKRQIQKRYSDLKTREQWRLASIRRKILRVKMLCNESEILPATFTEDNTDIKAENIKTATVTSQAIDEAWAGQRNTAVKSRREFV; encoded by the exons GATTATATACTGGTTAAGAAGTCAATTGAGCGTGTGTCAGAGGGATGGAAGGTATCCCGGGACCCCATTGCAGTGCCTCCATTTCACTTAATGATACATGATAGAAAAAATGAGCAGAAGATCCTAGACCTCACCAACaagatcattcatctgctgactggagag GACTATATGAAGGATCTTAAGGAGATTCACAATGACATCATATTGAAGAATCGCCAGTACCCTG gttgtaataaaaaaaatccaaaaattatCTCAGAATATAAAGAACGCCCAAACCCATGTGCCAATGATTGTGAGCAACCTCCGGAGAAGAGAATTCATGCAGATGCCTGTACAG TCAAACATTTTGTCCTTGACACGATTCCAAAGAAGAACCGAAGTTGTGGGGAAACTGCTGAGGGTTATGATGATTTCAAGGAGAAAATAAATGACAGAGGCACATTTCCAG AGGGACCTTATGATCTAAAAACATCAAAAACTCTTTCGAGTTCCCTTTTACCACAAGATCGTAAGGAAGAAAATAAAACGACCTCACCGGATTGCAAG GAGAGCGACACCCACCGATTGGAGACTAAGCTGGGGAAGGAATTACTCAGGATAAAGATTAAAGAAGAGGAAACGACAACATATATTAGCCCAG ATGGAGATACAAAAGGAAATAGCAGTGGTTGTAGGCTTCCAGGAGACAACCTATTAACTAGAGATGATGAACCTCCTCATCACGACATGGATATCTTG GGGAGCCTAAACACTGACAAACATAAAGACCATTCACAAGATGGatcagaagaagaagaggaagaagaagaagaagaggaggaggactgGCTAATGGTGAAGATTAAAGAGGAAAATGTTCCCACGGAAATCAACTCCG AGCAATTTGATCAGTATTTACAAGAACTGCAACAAAGCAAACAAACCAGCAGGCGGGTGACA GGCGCCGGGCCATCTTCGTCTGACAAACGCATGAAAC AATCCCAAAAATTCCGGGCAAAACCTTTTAGTAAAAATGAATTGATGGACATGGTTCAGTTTTTGGATGAGCACGGATATGAACACACAACTGCAGGCCACGTACATCAAAAGAAGAGCGGAGTCCTGAATCAGTTGTCTAATCTGCTCTATGAAAAATACGGAACTCTGCACAGCAAGCGCCAGATTCAAAAACGTTATTCTGACTTGAAGACAAGGGAACAATGGCGCCTTGCATCAATTAGGAGGAAAATACTTCGGG tgaaGATGTTGTGTAATGAATCAGAAATTCTTCCCGCTACGTTTACCGAGGACAATACAGATATAAAGGCAGAGAATATTAAGACAGCCACTGTTACTTCTCAG GCCATAGACGAAGCCTGGGCTGGACAACGCAACACTGCTGTAAAGAGCCGACGCGAGTTTGTGTAG
- the LOC142663432 gene encoding uncharacterized protein LOC142663432 isoform X2, whose amino-acid sequence MEKEKNHMTNRILNLTLEIIYLLTGEDYILVKKSIERVSEGWKVSRDPIAVPPFHLMIHDRKNEQKILDLTNKIIHLLTGEDYMKDLKEIHNDIILKNRQYPEYKERPNPCANDCEQPPEKRIHADACTVKHFVLDTIPKKNRSCGETAEGYDDFKEKINDRGTFPEGPYDLKTSKTLSSSLLPQDRKEENKTTSPDCKESDTHRLETKLGKELLRIKIKEEETTTYISPDGDTKGNSSGCRLPGDNLLTRDDEPPHHDMDILGSLNTDKHKDHSQDGSEEEEEEEEEEEEDWLMVKIKEENVPTEINSEQFDQYLQELQQSKQTSRRVTGAGPSSSDKRMKQSQKFRAKPFSKNELMDMVQFLDEHGYEHTTAGHVHQKKSGVLNQLSNLLYEKYGTLHSKRQIQKRYSDLKTREQWRLASIRRKILRVKMLCNESEILPATFTEDNTDIKAENIKTATVTSQAIDEAWAGQRNTAVKSRREFV is encoded by the exons GATTATATACTGGTTAAGAAGTCAATTGAGCGTGTGTCAGAGGGATGGAAGGTATCCCGGGACCCCATTGCAGTGCCTCCATTTCACTTAATGATACATGATAGAAAAAATGAGCAGAAGATCCTAGACCTCACCAACaagatcattcatctgctgactggagag GACTATATGAAGGATCTTAAGGAGATTCACAATGACATCATATTGAAGAATCGCCAGTACCCTG AATATAAAGAACGCCCAAACCCATGTGCCAATGATTGTGAGCAACCTCCGGAGAAGAGAATTCATGCAGATGCCTGTACAG TCAAACATTTTGTCCTTGACACGATTCCAAAGAAGAACCGAAGTTGTGGGGAAACTGCTGAGGGTTATGATGATTTCAAGGAGAAAATAAATGACAGAGGCACATTTCCAG AGGGACCTTATGATCTAAAAACATCAAAAACTCTTTCGAGTTCCCTTTTACCACAAGATCGTAAGGAAGAAAATAAAACGACCTCACCGGATTGCAAG GAGAGCGACACCCACCGATTGGAGACTAAGCTGGGGAAGGAATTACTCAGGATAAAGATTAAAGAAGAGGAAACGACAACATATATTAGCCCAG ATGGAGATACAAAAGGAAATAGCAGTGGTTGTAGGCTTCCAGGAGACAACCTATTAACTAGAGATGATGAACCTCCTCATCACGACATGGATATCTTG GGGAGCCTAAACACTGACAAACATAAAGACCATTCACAAGATGGatcagaagaagaagaggaagaagaagaagaagaggaggaggactgGCTAATGGTGAAGATTAAAGAGGAAAATGTTCCCACGGAAATCAACTCCG AGCAATTTGATCAGTATTTACAAGAACTGCAACAAAGCAAACAAACCAGCAGGCGGGTGACA GGCGCCGGGCCATCTTCGTCTGACAAACGCATGAAAC AATCCCAAAAATTCCGGGCAAAACCTTTTAGTAAAAATGAATTGATGGACATGGTTCAGTTTTTGGATGAGCACGGATATGAACACACAACTGCAGGCCACGTACATCAAAAGAAGAGCGGAGTCCTGAATCAGTTGTCTAATCTGCTCTATGAAAAATACGGAACTCTGCACAGCAAGCGCCAGATTCAAAAACGTTATTCTGACTTGAAGACAAGGGAACAATGGCGCCTTGCATCAATTAGGAGGAAAATACTTCGGG tgaaGATGTTGTGTAATGAATCAGAAATTCTTCCCGCTACGTTTACCGAGGACAATACAGATATAAAGGCAGAGAATATTAAGACAGCCACTGTTACTTCTCAG GCCATAGACGAAGCCTGGGCTGGACAACGCAACACTGCTGTAAAGAGCCGACGCGAGTTTGTGTAG